In Streptomyces canus, one DNA window encodes the following:
- a CDS encoding acyl-CoA dehydrogenase family protein, with protein MPIGFEIDEKVAAVARRTTAFVQDVVIPEERACDGNIHAGPEPLRRRLQQAARDAGVFAPHVGTEWGGLGLDLCGQAVVFEAAGYSLLGPLALNCAAPDEGNSHLLEVVATDEQKERYLRPLAAGEVRSCFAMTEPAPGAGSDPRALATIATRVDGGWRIDGRKWFISGADGAAFAICMARTSGGPGDAGGATMFLVDADNPGMKIVRNIDTLDQGLFGGHSEIVFEGCEVADSAVLGEVDQGFTYAQVRLGPARMTHCMRWLGVARRAQDIALERATERAAFGKPLAELGMVQQLLADSEIDIATSRAVLWRACWELDQGRSAAQHTSIAKTFVSEAVNRVVDRSVQVCGALGISGDAPLSRLYREVRPFRIYDGPSETHRWAIAKRAVRAARERVAAQ; from the coding sequence ATGCCCATCGGGTTCGAGATCGACGAGAAGGTCGCCGCCGTCGCTCGGCGCACCACCGCGTTCGTCCAGGACGTGGTGATACCCGAGGAGCGGGCGTGCGACGGGAACATCCACGCCGGTCCCGAGCCGCTGCGCCGCAGGCTCCAGCAGGCAGCCCGCGACGCAGGGGTGTTCGCACCCCATGTCGGCACGGAATGGGGTGGGCTCGGGCTCGACCTGTGCGGCCAGGCCGTGGTGTTCGAGGCGGCCGGGTACTCGCTGCTCGGGCCGCTGGCGCTGAACTGCGCGGCACCCGACGAGGGCAACTCGCATCTGCTCGAGGTGGTCGCCACCGACGAACAGAAAGAACGCTACCTGCGGCCGCTGGCCGCAGGTGAGGTCCGGTCCTGTTTCGCGATGACGGAGCCGGCGCCCGGCGCCGGTTCCGATCCGCGTGCCCTCGCCACCATCGCGACCAGGGTCGACGGCGGCTGGCGGATCGACGGACGCAAGTGGTTCATCAGCGGCGCCGATGGGGCGGCCTTCGCCATCTGCATGGCTCGCACGAGTGGCGGACCTGGCGACGCGGGCGGCGCCACGATGTTCCTCGTCGATGCCGACAACCCGGGAATGAAGATCGTCCGCAACATCGACACCCTGGACCAGGGCCTGTTCGGCGGGCACAGCGAGATCGTCTTCGAAGGCTGCGAAGTCGCCGACAGCGCTGTTCTGGGAGAGGTGGACCAGGGGTTCACGTACGCGCAGGTGCGCCTCGGGCCCGCCCGGATGACGCACTGCATGCGCTGGCTCGGCGTGGCACGGCGGGCGCAGGACATCGCCCTGGAGCGGGCGACGGAGCGTGCGGCCTTCGGCAAACCGCTGGCCGAACTGGGCATGGTGCAGCAGCTGTTGGCCGACTCCGAGATCGACATCGCGACCAGCCGTGCGGTGCTGTGGCGGGCCTGCTGGGAACTGGACCAGGGCCGCTCGGCCGCCCAGCACACGTCGATCGCCAAGACGTTCGTCTCCGAGGCGGTCAACCGGGTGGTCGACCGGTCCGTGCAGGTGTGCGGCGCGCTCGGCATCTCGGGGGACGCCCCGCTGTCCCGGCTGTACCGGGAGGTGCGTCCCTTCCGGATCTACGACGGTCCTTCCGAGACTCATCGGTGGGCCATCGCCAAGCGCGCGGTACGGGCGGCGCGGGAGCGGGTGGCCGCACAGTGA
- a CDS encoding TetR/AcrR family transcriptional regulator, with product MSPAQSEGHGKSHSASRNGSYERPHRPARAEGTPVTDRRSAIRQAALRLFAAQGYRSTTMADIGAAVGIRGPSLYKHVASKHELLAEIMIGTMEQLIADTIVAVSGTDDVREQLRRSVEAHIRYHARHRLEAFVGNREIGSLDQPDQDRVLGRRSDYERRFRELIEQGAAEGAFHVQSARIASYSILDMGIGVASWFHEGGEFSVDQLAYQYGDIALRIAGARRRGRSRPGDV from the coding sequence GTGAGCCCAGCCCAGAGTGAGGGGCACGGCAAGTCGCACAGCGCATCGCGCAACGGGTCGTACGAGAGGCCGCACCGGCCGGCGCGGGCCGAGGGCACGCCCGTCACCGACCGCCGGTCGGCGATCCGGCAGGCCGCGCTGCGGCTCTTCGCCGCACAGGGCTACCGGTCCACCACCATGGCCGACATCGGAGCCGCCGTGGGCATCCGAGGCCCGAGCCTCTACAAGCACGTGGCCTCCAAGCACGAACTGCTGGCCGAGATCATGATCGGCACGATGGAACAGCTCATCGCCGACACCATCGTGGCCGTCTCCGGTACCGACGACGTCCGCGAACAGCTGCGCCGCTCCGTGGAGGCGCACATCCGCTACCACGCCCGCCACCGCCTCGAGGCCTTCGTCGGCAACCGCGAGATCGGCAGCCTGGACCAGCCCGACCAGGACCGGGTGCTCGGCCGCCGCAGCGACTACGAGCGCCGCTTCCGCGAACTCATCGAGCAGGGCGCCGCCGAGGGTGCCTTCCACGTGCAGTCGGCCCGCATCGCCTCGTACTCGATCCTCGACATGGGTATCGGCGTCGCCAGCTGGTTCCACGAGGGCGGCGAGTTCTCCGTCGACCAACTCGCCTACCAATACGGCGACATCGCCCTGCGCATCGCGGGGGCGCGTCGGCGGGGGAGGAGTCGACCGGGTGACGTATGA
- a CDS encoding VOC family protein, with protein sequence MAIQRMDNVGIVVEDMDAAIAFFVELGLELEGRAEVEGLFADQCTGLDGVRCDIAMVRTPDGHSRLELAKYRSPAVISAGPRNRPHNILGTHRVMFAVDDIEDTVARLRPHGAELLGEIARFEDIYLLCYLRGPAGIIIGLAEQLRE encoded by the coding sequence ATGGCGATTCAGCGGATGGACAACGTCGGCATCGTCGTCGAGGACATGGATGCCGCCATCGCATTCTTCGTGGAACTGGGTTTGGAGCTGGAGGGCAGGGCGGAGGTCGAGGGCCTCTTCGCCGATCAGTGCACCGGACTCGACGGCGTCCGCTGTGACATCGCGATGGTCCGGACGCCGGACGGTCACAGCCGGCTCGAGCTGGCGAAGTACCGCAGCCCCGCGGTGATCAGCGCCGGACCGCGCAACCGGCCGCACAACATTCTGGGCACGCACCGCGTCATGTTCGCCGTGGACGACATCGAGGACACCGTTGCCCGCCTGCGGCCGCACGGCGCCGAACTCCTCGGCGAGATCGCCCGGTTCGAGGACATCTATCTGCTCTGCTACCTCCGCGGCCCTGCGGGCATCATCATCGGACTGGCCGAGCAACTGCGCGAGTAA